In one window of Tumebacillus algifaecis DNA:
- a CDS encoding DUF4376 domain-containing protein: MQIGRKIYYDKATGNVLVDTGERSGDVVETTIEQDFSSYVALAERVPATVGVLELPFGEFAENFARYPYRVQPLSRTIVFDVDATGLNLDQLKAAKIAQLNDFCNQAIIGGFVSTALGEEHQYGFDREDQANLTGRLAGIAAGTAPTEFLWKTKDAGPLTHTVDQFKQVCLDGDAHKEAQIAKFWTLKATVEVAQTIEELPSIEWN, encoded by the coding sequence ATGCAGATCGGACGAAAAATCTACTATGACAAAGCGACAGGCAATGTACTGGTGGACACTGGTGAACGGTCAGGAGATGTGGTTGAGACCACAATCGAACAGGATTTTTCCTCATATGTTGCACTGGCCGAACGAGTACCAGCAACAGTCGGCGTGTTGGAGTTACCGTTCGGTGAGTTTGCGGAGAACTTTGCCCGCTATCCATATCGTGTTCAACCACTCTCACGGACCATCGTGTTTGATGTTGACGCAACAGGGCTCAATCTCGACCAACTTAAAGCGGCAAAGATCGCTCAGCTCAACGACTTTTGCAACCAAGCGATCATCGGTGGTTTTGTCTCCACGGCACTTGGAGAGGAGCACCAATACGGCTTCGATCGCGAAGACCAAGCAAACCTCACCGGACGACTGGCAGGCATTGCCGCCGGAACCGCGCCAACCGAATTTCTCTGGAAGACTAAGGATGCCGGACCGCTTACCCACACAGTCGATCAGTTCAAGCAGGTGTGCTTAGACGGCGATGCCCACAAAGAAGCGCAGATCGCGAAGTTCTGGACGCTCAAAGCTACTGTGGAAGTGGCACAGACGATCGAGGAGCTGCCGTCGATCGAATGGAACTGA
- a CDS encoding cold-shock protein, with protein sequence MYNRAKSQEEIPMEDTRIWSCTQDDCKGWMRDNFAFEHVPTCRLCNSPMESSTKLLPVLDNPNGDLKSIKKGVQIEE encoded by the coding sequence ATGTATAATCGAGCAAAGTCGCAAGAAGAAATTCCGATGGAAGATACTCGTATTTGGTCCTGCACACAAGATGATTGCAAGGGCTGGATGCGAGACAACTTCGCCTTCGAGCATGTGCCGACTTGTCGGCTTTGTAATTCCCCAATGGAGAGCAGCACCAAGTTGCTACCAGTTCTTGACAATCCGAATGGCGATTTGAAATCGATTAAAAAAGGTGTGCAGATCGAGGAATAA
- the secG gene encoding preprotein translocase subunit SecG, which produces MLLTIAKVLLVIFALGLILVVLLQSGKSAGLSGAITGGAEQLVGRKARGFDAVLAKITAGLAIGFIGLTLWVAWLVANA; this is translated from the coding sequence ATGTTATTGACGATTGCGAAGGTTCTGCTCGTAATTTTTGCACTCGGTTTGATTTTGGTCGTCCTGCTTCAATCAGGTAAGAGCGCAGGTCTGTCCGGCGCGATCACTGGCGGTGCGGAACAACTCGTTGGCCGTAAAGCTCGTGGTTTTGATGCAGTTCTGGCTAAAATTACGGCAGGATTGGCAATTGGCTTCATTGGCCTCACCTTGTGGGTCGCTTGGCTGGTTGCAAACGCGTAA
- the gpmI gene encoding 2,3-bisphosphoglycerate-independent phosphoglycerate mutase produces MTRPAPVALIILDGFGWREETKGNAVYLAKKPNFDRYWNQYPHTTLTASGEAVGLPVGQMGNSEVGHLNIGAGRIVYQDLTRVSKSIREGEFKHNQAFLNAIEHCKANGTALHLYGLVSDGGVHSHISHLMELLDLCHEQGMGQDQVFVHAFLDGRDVIPGTARQYIIDLQKRMRDNGVGHIATVQGRYYAMDRDKRWERTEKAYRAMVYGEGPSASDPLQALEDSYRASVTDEFVLPTVIKKEDGTPVGLIKDKDAVIMFNFRPDRAIQISQVFTNKDFRGFDRGERCPQDLYYVTLTKFSESVGGFVAYKPTSLDNTLGEVLTQNKLTQLRIAETEKFPHVTSFFSGGREDEFEGEERALIPSPKVATYDLQPEMSAQGVADACVEKIEAGVDFICLNFANADMVGHTGSLEAAVKAVETVDTCLRQVVEKVLEKGGVCLITADHGNADMMILPSGEACTTHTTEPVPFIVTKEGVALRDGGILADIAPTVLNLLQLAQPEEMTGKSIIS; encoded by the coding sequence ATGACACGTCCTGCACCTGTCGCCTTGATCATCCTCGACGGTTTCGGTTGGCGCGAGGAGACGAAAGGCAATGCCGTTTATCTGGCGAAGAAGCCGAATTTTGACCGCTATTGGAACCAGTATCCGCACACGACGCTGACCGCCTCGGGCGAAGCGGTCGGCCTGCCGGTCGGGCAGATGGGCAACTCGGAAGTCGGGCATTTGAACATCGGTGCCGGACGCATCGTGTATCAAGATCTGACCCGGGTCTCCAAGTCGATCCGCGAAGGCGAGTTTAAGCATAATCAGGCGTTTCTCAATGCCATCGAACACTGCAAAGCGAACGGCACCGCCCTCCACCTGTACGGGCTCGTGTCGGACGGTGGTGTGCACAGCCACATTTCGCACCTGATGGAACTGCTCGACCTCTGCCATGAGCAGGGCATGGGGCAGGACCAAGTGTTTGTCCACGCCTTCCTCGACGGTCGCGACGTCATCCCAGGCACGGCGCGTCAATATATCATCGACCTGCAAAAACGCATGCGCGACAACGGTGTCGGTCATATTGCGACCGTACAAGGCCGCTACTATGCGATGGACCGCGACAAACGCTGGGAGCGCACAGAAAAAGCGTACCGGGCGATGGTCTACGGCGAAGGGCCGTCTGCGTCCGACCCGCTGCAGGCCCTAGAAGATTCGTACCGCGCCTCGGTGACAGACGAATTTGTCCTGCCGACGGTGATCAAAAAGGAAGACGGAACTCCGGTTGGGCTGATCAAAGACAAAGATGCGGTCATCATGTTTAACTTCCGTCCCGACCGGGCGATTCAGATCTCGCAGGTGTTCACCAACAAGGACTTCCGCGGTTTCGATCGCGGCGAACGCTGTCCGCAAGACCTGTACTACGTCACCCTGACCAAATTTTCCGAGTCGGTGGGCGGATTTGTCGCCTACAAGCCGACCAGCCTCGACAACACGCTGGGCGAAGTGTTGACGCAAAACAAGCTCACGCAGCTGCGCATCGCGGAGACGGAAAAATTCCCGCACGTGACCAGCTTTTTCTCAGGTGGTCGCGAAGATGAGTTTGAAGGCGAAGAGCGCGCGCTGATCCCCTCGCCGAAAGTGGCCACCTACGACCTGCAACCGGAGATGAGCGCACAGGGCGTGGCGGACGCTTGTGTGGAAAAGATCGAAGCGGGTGTCGATTTCATCTGCCTTAACTTTGCCAATGCCGACATGGTTGGACACACCGGTTCTTTGGAAGCGGCGGTCAAAGCGGTAGAGACTGTCGATACCTGTCTGCGCCAAGTGGTCGAGAAAGTGTTGGAAAAAGGCGGCGTCTGCCTGATCACCGCCGATCACGGCAATGCGGACATGATGATCCTGCCGAGCGGGGAAGCGTGCACGACGCACACGACCGAGCCGGTGCCGTTCATCGTCACCAAAGAAGGGGTCGCGCTGCGCGACGGGGGCATCCTCGCTGACATCGCGCCGACCGTACTAAACTTGCTCCAACTGGCACAACCTGAAGAGATGACTGGCAAAAGCATCATTTCGTAA
- the rnr gene encoding ribonuclease R, whose translation MSGLEYKPMTIAELEDHFSIDNTDGLEELIQILRLMEDTGQIVRTRSDAFGVPEKMNLVVGKLQGKSKGFGFVIPEDSVKWPQDLFVAAGDMNGAMHGDRVIARINKKGGGKRQEGEIIRILERATKTVVGTIVTMTGRYAFVTPDDKRLGQDIFLAEEDYNGAKEGHKVVVEITAYPEGWRNPQGRVLEVLGNPDDPGVDILSVIRKFGLPEEFPEEVLEAANDAPDLITERDMAGRKDLRDWVCVTIDGEDAKDLDDAVNVERLDNGNYLLGVHIADVSYYVREGEPLDQEAYARGTSVYLVDRVIPMLPHRLSNGICSLNPQVDRLTMTCEMEFSPSMELVRHDIYPSVINTTERMTYTNVRKILTEPDQHPDLMERYAALVPMFQTMEELAMKLRDRRMDRGAIDFDFQETKIIIGADGKVADIKKRERTIAEMIIEECMLAANETVSEHFFWMNIPFLYRIHEEPDADRLQNFNEFIHNFGYHIKGAGGNNKIHPHALQELLVKVKGSQEERIINTVMLRSLKQAKYSPEPLGHFGLAAKYYSHFTSPIRRYPDLQIHRIIRDVINNGGKLSNERIERLQEMMDTVGKHTSERERVAVEAERETDDMKKVEYMLDKVGEVFEGIVSGVTSFGMFVELENSIEGMIHISYMIDDYYNFNEKQYCLIGERTGRIYRIGDPVKIKVMGANKTDRTIDFQLLNHVKNNEQRAELAERRKTKQVKGSKVAGKGGNANAKANAGKKTAEKKKTGRTPAELAELKQAVNKARRKNKKRKAR comes from the coding sequence ATGAGCGGGCTTGAATACAAGCCGATGACCATCGCTGAACTGGAAGACCATTTCAGCATTGACAACACGGATGGACTGGAAGAGCTGATCCAAATCCTTCGCTTGATGGAAGACACCGGGCAGATCGTCCGCACCAGAAGTGATGCGTTTGGTGTACCTGAAAAAATGAATCTGGTCGTAGGGAAACTGCAAGGCAAATCGAAAGGGTTTGGCTTTGTGATCCCGGAAGACAGTGTGAAATGGCCGCAAGACTTGTTTGTGGCAGCAGGCGATATGAATGGTGCGATGCATGGCGACCGCGTCATCGCCCGCATCAACAAGAAAGGCGGCGGCAAGCGTCAGGAAGGCGAGATCATCCGCATCTTGGAGCGTGCCACGAAGACGGTCGTCGGTACGATCGTGACGATGACGGGCCGCTATGCGTTTGTCACCCCTGATGACAAGCGTCTTGGACAGGACATCTTTTTGGCTGAGGAAGATTACAACGGGGCAAAAGAGGGTCACAAGGTCGTGGTGGAGATCACTGCCTACCCGGAAGGCTGGCGCAATCCGCAGGGTCGGGTGCTAGAAGTGCTCGGCAACCCGGACGATCCAGGCGTGGATATCCTGTCGGTAATCCGCAAATTTGGACTGCCGGAAGAGTTCCCAGAAGAGGTGCTGGAAGCGGCGAACGACGCACCCGATCTGATCACCGAACGTGACATGGCAGGCCGCAAAGACCTGCGCGATTGGGTCTGTGTGACGATCGACGGCGAAGACGCGAAAGACCTTGACGATGCGGTCAACGTCGAACGGCTTGACAATGGCAATTACCTGCTCGGCGTACATATCGCAGACGTGTCCTACTACGTTCGCGAAGGGGAACCGCTCGATCAGGAAGCGTATGCGCGCGGTACGTCCGTCTATCTCGTAGACCGCGTGATTCCGATGTTGCCGCATCGTTTGTCCAACGGGATCTGTTCGTTGAACCCGCAGGTGGATCGCTTGACGATGACCTGCGAGATGGAATTTTCCCCGAGCATGGAACTGGTGCGCCACGACATCTACCCGTCGGTCATCAATACGACGGAGCGCATGACCTATACGAACGTGCGGAAAATCCTGACTGAGCCAGATCAACATCCGGACTTGATGGAGCGCTATGCCGCGCTGGTGCCGATGTTCCAAACGATGGAGGAACTGGCGATGAAACTGCGCGACCGCCGGATGGACCGCGGTGCGATCGACTTCGATTTTCAGGAGACGAAGATCATCATCGGCGCGGACGGCAAAGTAGCCGACATCAAAAAGCGTGAGCGCACGATTGCTGAGATGATCATCGAAGAATGCATGCTCGCGGCCAATGAGACGGTATCTGAGCACTTCTTTTGGATGAACATCCCGTTCCTGTACCGGATTCACGAAGAGCCGGATGCTGACCGTCTGCAAAATTTCAACGAGTTTATCCACAACTTCGGCTACCACATCAAAGGGGCGGGCGGCAACAACAAGATTCATCCGCACGCGCTGCAAGAGTTGCTGGTAAAAGTGAAAGGGTCGCAGGAGGAGCGGATCATCAACACCGTCATGCTGCGCTCGTTGAAGCAGGCGAAATATTCGCCGGAGCCGCTCGGCCATTTCGGGCTGGCTGCCAAATACTACAGCCACTTCACTTCACCGATTCGCCGCTATCCGGACTTGCAGATTCACCGGATCATTCGCGATGTGATCAACAACGGCGGGAAGTTGAGCAATGAGCGGATCGAGCGTCTTCAAGAGATGATGGATACGGTCGGCAAGCACACGTCAGAACGCGAGCGCGTCGCGGTGGAAGCGGAGCGCGAGACGGACGATATGAAAAAGGTCGAATACATGTTGGACAAAGTTGGCGAAGTGTTCGAGGGCATCGTCAGCGGCGTGACCTCCTTTGGGATGTTCGTTGAGTTGGAAAATTCGATCGAGGGGATGATTCATATCTCCTACATGATCGACGACTATTACAACTTCAACGAGAAGCAGTATTGCCTGATCGGGGAGCGCACAGGTCGCATCTACCGCATCGGTGATCCGGTGAAGATCAAAGTGATGGGTGCGAACAAGACGGATCGCACGATCGACTTCCAACTGCTCAACCATGTGAAAAACAACGAGCAGCGCGCCGAATTGGCCGAGCGCCGCAAGACCAAACAGGTCAAAGGCAGCAAGGTAGCAGGTAAAGGCGGCAACGCCAACGCTAAGGCTAACGCTGGCAAAAAGACGGCGGAGAAAAAGAAGACGGGACGCACACCAGCCGAACTGGCCGAATTGAAGCAAGCGGTGAACAAAGCGCGTCGCAAAAACAAAAAGAGAAAAGCCCGCTGA
- a CDS encoding alpha/beta hydrolase, which translates to MGVCLLLHGYTGTPFEVEPLAKVLAATGHIVAMPTLAGHGTTRHEMNRVTWRDWIQSAEKALISLMNEHPHEKIHLVGFSMGGLILAYLSIKHAERIGSLTMLSSPIYTINHKQLFRTIAEAIQKSMRAGDRHDDVARYMLKVKGTPLRSLVHFRRLIQEVKPKLAELNVPLLVVQGELDDLVEPRSAAYILEAAACGQKELQFFSRSGHMICHDCEREEVCQRVVNFIERIEGAAEGNV; encoded by the coding sequence ATGGGAGTTTGTCTTCTGTTACATGGCTATACCGGCACACCTTTTGAAGTGGAGCCGCTGGCGAAAGTTTTGGCCGCAACCGGACACATCGTCGCGATGCCGACATTGGCAGGACATGGCACGACGCGACATGAGATGAACCGTGTGACGTGGCGGGACTGGATCCAGAGCGCAGAAAAAGCACTGATCAGCCTGATGAATGAGCACCCTCATGAAAAAATCCACTTGGTCGGCTTTTCGATGGGCGGCTTGATCTTGGCCTACCTCTCGATCAAGCACGCAGAGCGTATCGGATCGCTGACGATGCTCTCCTCGCCGATTTACACGATCAACCACAAACAACTTTTTCGCACGATCGCCGAAGCGATCCAAAAGTCGATGCGCGCCGGAGACCGTCACGATGATGTGGCGCGCTACATGTTAAAGGTCAAAGGAACGCCGCTGCGCTCGCTCGTTCATTTCCGGCGTCTGATTCAGGAGGTCAAACCGAAGCTGGCCGAGTTGAACGTACCGCTTTTGGTGGTCCAAGGCGAGTTGGACGATTTGGTCGAGCCGCGCAGTGCTGCCTACATTTTGGAGGCGGCCGCGTGCGGTCAGAAAGAGTTGCAATTCTTTTCTCGTTCGGGGCACATGATCTGCCACGATTGCGAACGAGAGGAAGTTTGCCAGCGCGTGGTCAACTTTATCGAGCGGATTGAGGGGGCAGCAGAGGGCAACGTGTGA
- the eno gene encoding phosphopyruvate hydratase, whose translation MSIIYDVRAREVLDSRGNPTVEVEVETETGIIGRAMVPSGASTGAYEAVELRDGDQGRYLGKGVLQAVENVNEELGPELIGQDIFDQVGIDNLMISLDATPNKSKYGANAILGISMAVAHAAAKELGLPLYTYLGGFNAKQLPVPMMNILNGGQHADNTVDFQEFMVMPVGAETFREALRMGAEVFHSLKNVLKAQGLNTAVGDEGGFAPNLKTNEEAITLIMSAIEKAGYTPGEDIMLALDVAATEMFKDGNYHLEGEGVTKTSAEMVAMYEELVNKYPIISIEDGLSEDDWDGWKLLTDRIGERVQLVGDDLFVTNTERLADGIAKGVGNSILVKVNQIGTLTETFDAIEMAKRAGYTAVISHRSGETEDVTIADIAVATNAGQIKTGAPSRTDRVAKYNQLLRIEDMLDYTAQYGGKSAFYNIKR comes from the coding sequence GTGAGTATTATCTATGATGTACGTGCACGTGAAGTTCTCGATTCTCGAGGCAATCCGACCGTTGAAGTGGAAGTCGAAACGGAAACAGGCATCATCGGCCGCGCGATGGTACCGTCCGGTGCTTCGACCGGAGCGTATGAAGCGGTTGAACTGCGCGATGGCGACCAAGGCCGTTACCTCGGCAAAGGCGTGCTCCAAGCGGTGGAAAATGTAAATGAGGAGCTCGGCCCGGAATTGATCGGCCAAGACATCTTTGACCAAGTGGGCATCGACAACCTGATGATCTCGCTCGATGCGACCCCGAATAAATCGAAATACGGTGCGAACGCGATCCTCGGCATCTCGATGGCCGTGGCGCACGCAGCAGCCAAAGAGCTCGGCTTGCCGCTTTACACGTACCTTGGCGGTTTCAACGCGAAGCAACTGCCGGTGCCGATGATGAACATTTTGAACGGTGGTCAACATGCGGACAACACGGTTGACTTCCAAGAGTTCATGGTCATGCCTGTCGGGGCTGAAACGTTCCGCGAGGCGCTGCGCATGGGAGCGGAAGTGTTCCATTCCTTGAAAAACGTCCTCAAAGCACAGGGGCTGAACACAGCTGTCGGCGATGAAGGCGGTTTTGCACCGAACCTGAAGACGAACGAAGAAGCGATCACGCTGATCATGTCTGCGATTGAAAAAGCGGGCTACACGCCGGGCGAAGACATCATGCTGGCACTCGACGTGGCAGCGACCGAAATGTTCAAAGACGGCAACTACCACCTCGAAGGCGAAGGCGTGACCAAAACGTCTGCAGAGATGGTGGCGATGTACGAAGAGCTGGTCAATAAATACCCGATCATCTCGATTGAAGACGGCCTGTCCGAAGATGACTGGGATGGCTGGAAACTGCTGACCGACCGCATCGGTGAGCGCGTGCAACTCGTCGGCGACGACCTGTTCGTCACCAACACCGAGCGTCTGGCAGACGGTATCGCCAAAGGCGTCGGCAACTCGATCCTCGTCAAGGTCAACCAGATCGGCACCTTGACCGAAACGTTCGACGCGATCGAGATGGCGAAGCGCGCTGGGTACACGGCGGTCATCTCGCATCGTTCCGGCGAGACGGAAGACGTGACGATCGCAGACATCGCGGTCGCAACCAACGCGGGTCAAATCAAGACGGGTGCACCGTCGCGCACCGACCGTGTGGCGAAGTACAACCAACTGCTGCGCATCGAAGACATGCTCGACTACACCGCGCAATACGGTGGTAAATCGGCATTTTACAACATCAAGCGTTAA
- the smpB gene encoding SsrA-binding protein SmpB, with protein sequence MSAQTEPKVLAQNKKATHDYFIEETIEAGLVLTGTEIKSIRRGRANLKDSFARISSGEAHLMNLHISPFEEGNRHNVDPTRTRKLLMHKHQINKLFGQTREKGYALVPLKLYIKNGYCKVLIGLAKGKKNYDKRQDIANRDAKREMERVLRERQKY encoded by the coding sequence ATGTCGGCACAGACAGAACCGAAAGTCCTCGCCCAGAATAAAAAAGCAACGCATGATTACTTCATCGAAGAAACGATCGAAGCGGGTCTCGTTCTGACTGGCACGGAGATCAAGTCGATCCGCCGCGGCCGCGCCAACCTCAAGGATAGCTTCGCCCGTATTTCTAGCGGTGAAGCACACCTGATGAACCTGCATATCTCGCCGTTCGAAGAGGGCAATCGCCACAACGTAGACCCGACCCGCACGCGCAAGTTGCTGATGCACAAGCACCAGATCAACAAGCTGTTCGGTCAGACGCGTGAGAAGGGCTATGCGCTCGTTCCGCTCAAGCTGTACATCAAGAATGGCTACTGCAAGGTGCTGATCGGTCTTGCGAAGGGTAAGAAGAACTACGACAAGCGTCAGGACATCGCAAACCGCGATGCCAAGCGTGAGATGGAGCGTGTGCTCAGAGAACGCCAGAAGTACTAA
- a CDS encoding 3-hydroxyacyl-CoA dehydrogenase family protein, producing the protein MSVKVGVIGAGVMGSGVAQSAAQAGHEVVVVDLQAEVLEKSKASIYQNVRFAGFYQKDKQLEPVDVVMPRLTFTTDYSLLADADIIVENVPEVWEIKRDCYVKMNEICNEETVFLVNTSCISITKIGSLMKRPDKVIGVHFMNPVPMKPTVESIKGWHTSEETIQFTNDFLGSMEKKAIMVNDLPGFVSNRLSHLLMNEAAYVVQDQVADPKSVDDIFKECFGHKMGPLETADLIGLDTVVQSLDILYESYQDPKFRVCPLLRKMVEAGLHGRKSGQGFYSY; encoded by the coding sequence ATTTCAGTGAAGGTTGGAGTTATTGGTGCTGGTGTGATGGGTTCTGGCGTTGCGCAAAGCGCAGCACAGGCTGGGCATGAAGTGGTCGTAGTTGATTTGCAAGCGGAAGTGTTGGAAAAATCAAAAGCGTCGATCTACCAAAACGTGCGCTTTGCTGGCTTTTATCAGAAGGACAAGCAATTGGAGCCGGTGGATGTTGTCATGCCACGCCTGACGTTTACCACCGATTATTCGCTGTTGGCCGATGCGGACATCATCGTCGAGAACGTCCCGGAAGTGTGGGAGATCAAGCGCGATTGCTACGTGAAAATGAACGAGATCTGCAACGAAGAAACGGTGTTTCTCGTCAACACGTCCTGCATTTCGATCACGAAGATCGGCAGCCTGATGAAGCGTCCCGATAAGGTGATCGGCGTGCACTTTATGAACCCGGTGCCGATGAAGCCGACGGTGGAGTCGATCAAAGGCTGGCATACGTCAGAAGAAACGATTCAGTTCACCAACGATTTCCTAGGCTCGATGGAAAAGAAAGCGATCATGGTAAACGACTTGCCCGGTTTTGTTTCCAACCGTCTGTCCCATTTGTTGATGAACGAAGCGGCTTATGTGGTGCAAGACCAAGTGGCCGATCCGAAGTCGGTCGATGACATCTTCAAAGAGTGCTTCGGCCACAAGATGGGCCCGCTGGAGACGGCCGACCTGATCGGCCTCGATACGGTCGTACAGTCGCTCGACATCCTGTATGAAAGCTACCAAGATCCGAAATTCCGCGTTTGCCCGTTGCTCCGCAAAATGGTGGAAGCTGGATTGCATGGCCGCAAATCGGGTCAAGGGTTTTATTCGTACTAA
- a CDS encoding cold-shock protein, with protein sequence MQTGTVKWFNADKGFGFIEVEGGSDVFVHFSAITGDGFKTLDEGQKVEFNIVDGARGPQAENVVKL encoded by the coding sequence ATGCAAACAGGTACAGTTAAATGGTTCAACGCTGACAAAGGTTTCGGCTTCATCGAAGTTGAAGGCGGCAGCGACGTATTCGTTCACTTCTCCGCTATCACTGGCGACGGCTTCAAAACTCTCGACGAAGGCCAAAAAGTTGAATTCAACATTGTTGATGGCGCTCGTGGCCCGCAAGCTGAGAACGTTGTAAAGCTGTAA
- the ybaK gene encoding Cys-tRNA(Pro) deacylase, producing MSEKTNAMRKLDSLKIAYQEHYYTHTDAVSGVDVATVLGQNPAHVFKTLVTTGKTGTHYVFLVPVAEELDLKKAAAQVGEKSIEMLKSKDLLGLTGYIHGGCSPIGMKKFFRTVIHASASNLATLIFSGGKIGYQIEVSLDEIKKVIKYELADVIKT from the coding sequence ATGAGCGAGAAAACGAACGCGATGCGCAAGCTCGATAGCCTGAAGATTGCGTATCAGGAGCATTATTATACACACACAGATGCGGTCAGCGGTGTCGATGTCGCTACCGTGTTGGGTCAAAATCCGGCGCATGTGTTTAAAACGCTGGTCACAACCGGGAAGACGGGAACCCATTACGTATTTCTTGTTCCTGTTGCAGAGGAGCTTGACTTAAAAAAGGCGGCTGCACAGGTCGGTGAAAAGTCGATTGAGATGCTGAAATCTAAGGATCTATTGGGTTTGACAGGGTATATTCATGGTGGATGTTCTCCGATTGGGATGAAAAAATTTTTCCGCACTGTCATCCATGCCAGCGCATCGAATCTGGCGACCCTGATCTTTAGTGGTGGGAAAATCGGCTATCAGATTGAGGTCAGCCTTGATGAAATAAAGAAGGTCATCAAATATGAACTGGCCGATGTCATCAAAACATAA
- the tpiA gene encoding triose-phosphate isomerase gives MRKPILAGNWKMFKTVAQAQSFVEHLQQLAPNTTDVEAVLCAPATSLYALNNLLAGGTIKLAAQNLHQAEEGAYTGEVSALMLKDVGCSYVIIGHSERRQYFGETDDTVNQKVHAAFKHGLLPIICVGEDLDQRNQGITKNWVEEQVRAALANVSADDVSRVVIAYEPIWAIGTGQTATAQDAGDVCTHIRQVASEMYGKEKGDLLRIQYGGSVKPENIAELMAQPDIDGALVGGASLDPGSFAKLLQGALK, from the coding sequence GTGCGTAAACCGATTCTCGCTGGCAACTGGAAAATGTTCAAAACGGTCGCGCAGGCGCAGTCCTTCGTCGAGCATCTGCAACAGCTCGCTCCGAACACGACAGATGTCGAGGCGGTGCTCTGCGCCCCGGCGACCTCACTCTATGCCCTGAACAATCTGCTTGCAGGCGGTACGATCAAACTGGCCGCGCAAAATCTGCATCAGGCGGAAGAAGGAGCATACACCGGGGAAGTGTCGGCGCTGATGCTCAAAGATGTCGGCTGCTCCTATGTGATCATCGGTCACTCCGAGCGCCGTCAGTATTTTGGCGAGACGGATGACACGGTCAATCAAAAAGTGCATGCGGCGTTCAAGCACGGACTGTTGCCGATCATCTGTGTCGGTGAAGACCTCGATCAGCGCAACCAAGGCATCACGAAAAACTGGGTCGAGGAGCAGGTCCGCGCCGCCCTTGCCAACGTGTCGGCTGACGATGTGTCTCGCGTGGTCATCGCTTATGAACCGATTTGGGCGATCGGCACGGGACAGACGGCGACGGCACAAGATGCAGGCGATGTCTGCACACACATCCGCCAAGTGGCAAGCGAGATGTACGGCAAGGAAAAAGGCGATCTGCTGCGCATCCAATACGGCGGTTCGGTTAAGCCTGAAAACATCGCAGAGCTGATGGCTCAGCCCGACATTGACGGCGCATTGGTCGGCGGGGCGAGCCTCGATCCAGGCTCGTTTGCCAAACTGCTCCAAGGCGCACTGAAGTAA